Genomic segment of Brassica rapa cultivar Chiifu-401-42 unplaced genomic scaffold, CAAS_Brap_v3.01 Scaffold0390, whole genome shotgun sequence:
tccgagaaaactcctcacttctgtcacagtggtaggtcgaggccattctcgtatggcttggaccttttctggatcagcagccacgccctctcctgatactatgtgacccagaaatcctatctctctcttccaaaacgAGCACTTGCTGGACTTGGCAAATAGCTTCTGATTCCGTAACCTCTCCATAACCAGTCTCAGATGCTCTTTGTGCTCTTCCTTACTTCTCGAGTAcaccaggatgtcatcaatgaaaatgatcacgaacttgtcgagatagtcgtgaaacacttcattcatcaaacgcatgaaagccgcaggcgcgtttgtgagaccaaagggcataactacaaactcgtactgcccatacctcgtccgaaacgccgtcttcataatgtctgacttggcaataggaatttggtgataccctgatgccaaatcaatcttcgaaaaccaactagctccctttagttggtctaacaactcgtctatcctcggaagaggatacttatcttttatcgtgatgttgttgataccacgataatcgatacacaacctcatgcttccatccttcttcttcacaaataacACAGGAGCCTCCCAAGGTGAAGAGCTCGACcggatgaatcccttttccaatagatcttccaattgtttctttagctcggctaattccgcaggtgccatccgatatggtgccttagctataggttttgcttcaggctccaaagtaatggtaaagggattactccgaggtggaggtaattcctttagtggtgcaaagatatcctcaaactcttggaccacttctatgtcttcgatcttaacttcatcattagtggctcctccactaaccgataaggtcaccaaatatacatccccgtcttgaaacaaatcttgtaATCTCATCGCTGCTACTAAAGACACGGTCATACTAGGACTGATTCCATAGTATACCATCTCTGGTCGTTTACCTCTGCCGAACAACAACCTTCCCTTTCCACAGTCGATCTGAACTCCGTAGCTCGATAACCAATCCATTCCAAGGATTACCTCGTACCCTTTCAAAGGCACGACTAACAGATCTGCCACAAACTCTTTGCCTTGAATGACCAATGGAACATTCTTGATACACTGATTTGCTTGAAGGGTTCGGTCTGCGGGGGTCAAAACGGCCACGTCTATCCTGTCAACCACAAAACAATCCCAAAACCGGGCAGCTACTTCAggggtcacaaaactatgtgttgcccccgagtcgaacaatacatgtgtgggtttaccagcaacatgtatggttcctgccacagtaatccaatcaacaatatcttaatcacaaaaatactaatcaaaattctcacaaccatcaatcatcatcctaaatttctaaacgcgcaacctagcgatcaagcaatctataactaaccagcatactaactagattccagcaactaaatttccattcaataaaaagaagaggttaagcacccacaatacctgtgatgggaccgcttgacggtcctgcattgtctgggttttctacacctaaggcataaactctacctcctaggttttgcttctttggtgCTGGCTCAATAGCTGGACGGCTAGGAGGAGCTCGGATTGCGAGAGGGGTCGCAgggattggcttgtttggacatgacgatgcataatggcccttcataccgcaagagaaacaagtaacatcttccatccttatagatgaataaccctgctggttactccgttgtctgttgggacaaaacttagaaatatgtCCCGGTTGATCACATATGTAACACACCACAGTGTTACCACGATTGTTGGCTTGGCCTCCAAATCCTCGCCCTTTTCCTTTGTAAGATCTTGGACCCTTGTTGAAATTTGGCCTTTCTCCTTGGCTAAACTTGGTGTGTCCACCAGAATGTGGTAAGGTCTTCCTTTCAGCCTCCAATACAGTTTCAACATTAACAGCTTTTTCCACTAGCTCAGATAAGCTGCTAAAGTTGCTTCCAGCTAAACGACTTCCAAGCTCCGGCTTCAATCCGTACATAAAGTTACGGATCATAGTTGCTTCATCTTCACGCCCATCAAAGACATGTCGCCTCAACCTTGTGAACTCAGATTCGTAACTCCTCACTGGCCTATCTCCTTGAACAAGGTTCATGAACTGGCGCTCCAATCGATGCTTTGCTTCTGGAGGAAAGTATTTCCTCTCAAACTCTCCCTTGAACGACTCCCATGATGTGATGTTGTGTCCACGCTGTCTGTCTATGCTGTCCCACCATCCTGTGGCGTCGCCTTCCAAGTAGTACACAGCGATCTTCTTCTTATACTCCTCCGGGCACTCCATGGCTTCAAAATTCTTCTCCATCATAGTAATCCACTTGtcggcctcaataggatcggatcCTCCTTTGAACTTGTAGGATCCAATGTTCTTCATGGTAGATAATAGCTTGGAAACTTCAGGGGGTTGAGTACGCCTGCCTTGGTTACCAAGTGCCTCGGTCATCACGTCATGTAAAAGCTTCAAGGTGTTTTCGGTTCCATGATCTTGTGGTCTTTCGGTGGCATGGTTCTGATCTGGCCTTGGGTTTGATTGAGCGGATTGATCATGTTGATGTCTCTGGTCCCAATTACGACTTGGGCCAATACTCGCCATACTGTCTTCTCTCACTCTAGTCATGTTACCGTAAACAGGAAAAGATCTTGTTCTCTGCAGAGGGCTCCTATCGTGTCCAAACATCTCACTAATGCCATTTCCATTATCCTGATCTGATATGTGACCCAATCCTCCGCCTGTCCAATCCATACCCTCTCCCCATATCCGACCTCGTCCATCATCACCTGTCCCGCGATTAGCCATCTGCACACAATAAAAAGGGTAAGTCATATTCCTACCACGGGAAGCGGCTGGTTTCCTAATCATCTTTTTGCGActcctttgactcgataaaaccgttaaaaaaagcacttgtgtcacgcttggacgaaaccatgctctgataccacctctgtaacacccccaaaCAATTCTAGGCATAAGTcaacccaccggccaacaatcaaacaagaacatgaccgacggcctGACCGTCAaccaaggctcaggagcgctacaagacgggttaacgggcaatccagccaaagttacaaaagtgcaattcgtaactaggcaaggccgcccactaacacgtcccgtcagaccaaagcctaaggcttctcaacctgtactccaatctgacgttgtgttagctcggacaagctaatatcagaacaaaaaggcagtttcacaaaacattcgctttatttaccttatataatatctggtttacaatacacaaaatattatacaagtggtggcatgcctAGAAAGCGAAAgtatagtctgaaagcgtcttaagcaaaaagatgcaaatctacaccagccagcctagcctcccgcgctttctacgagctcactactggtcacctgaaaacaacaatgagtgaggagtgagtaatctagcattactcagcgagttacagtcccccactaacaaatacaacccctcgctatcccaccccaaacaatctaaagcgcgaggttcacctaacaacacaatttaataacaataagcaatattcaaaatacgcagcggtaaaccatagcaagataactagcattacgctaattactagcttatcaccaaactcaaactcaatttaaaccagggtttaacaacccaaaacacgatataatatatataaaaaactcgggccctggttacgttaggttcctccttcactatcggtaatatcctatctccctaccacaaaggccggaagaaggaactttcaaccgaccgcggcccacagtccttcgggtcaccgcgcgacagcccacagtccttcgggtcactgtcccattacaccgtcgtgtaatactcagccatagtacatgacactgctcgtctgagtcttcccgatccagcgaataaggggtttccttgaacccgccgggtacgaggtctgaaggaacactaactcaccccaatatgcctagcattgtgggttacacaaatgctatcggccaatatacgattaatactaaacccggtaaaaataacacaaggtttcaagtaataatcacaacacaatcaaccacattccagaatctagcataaagactaattccagaatacctaactatccacaacttagcgataaCATCTAAGCATTatgcattcgctaactaaccaatcaacctaaccatgctactacggttctcaagcaataactaagcatgctatcaacttaatcaacataacctcaattattaactactcaaaccgttactcagttaaacctggcctcctgccatgatccaacttccaagtaacgggaccctgcataaaaaaaactcagcaatcaattgattataactcacagtttttggttgaccgtggccttgaccccaaacccgacttctgtgatccgaaccctttcccgaccttcacaagtagacccacgtctggactgatcttcacttgaactggtctccactagaactgatctctcttcacttgaacaAAACCTTCTACAggtgctgactcaaaatcggcagagtaactgttctcgaaaactgcctaaatcgctcgaaaactatcgaaactctatctttctttctttgctttctctttatgttttgaagtaggtttgatgtgttctgGATGGATTTAAATGAGAGGGGTTCGTGGCCTATTTATAGGAATCATCAACCAATCaggaacaagccgtgtggcagcccgtgtgtcgcttcgcatggctccggacgcatgcgtggcggcacctcgtgctccacttgTCCTTCAGCATGGCCTGCTCACATGCAAGGTGACACCACGCCCTCTACCTGTCTGGATGCATGGCCTGATCACATGCAAGCTGACACCACATCCTCCACATGTCTGGCCGCATGGCCCGGTCGCATGCatcgcgacacctcgtgcttggccgttccacctcgtgctccacatggctggctgcatgcctCAGTCTCATGCAGGATGACACACCCACGTCCAGATGGCCTGCTGCATGACTTAAGTGCATGCAGGTCGACACCCCATttcacacatggctggccgcatgcttcggtcgcatgcatcgcaacacctcgtgcttggccgttccacctcgtgctccacatgtctactTGCATGTACATGTTGTATGTActgcaacacctcctgcttcccttgacaCACACACTGTCAAGAGCCTTCCACCACGTCCTGAacacatacacatcaagccaactcgagcttctcggtcgattCGGCCGATTTCGGcctttccggtgaattttcatcccgcgatcaatcccaaatatttttctacgcccgttctgatggcctgagtatttttaataaGCCCTACTGGGACTCTGATCTTGAGGAAAAATATTTACCGAGCTTTCGGCTTCTTCGAAAAATatcgtaataccgaaatttagggtttttcgcCCAATTTCCGGTCTTCCTGTTGTGCTTCCAAAATTGTCTTGCTTCAAACATCATTTGAATCAATCTACTACATTGTCTAACCATTGTCCAGTGGCATACTTGACTCATGGTTCAGACAAGAACAATATGATCATCCGCGACTCGATCATccaaaagatactcgaccattctttttttttttttttttttttaaagggttTCTACAGACATCAGTTTTAAAAGCATTATGTGTTGTGGAAGAAGAATTACCTTTGTCTTGGTAGCTTGGCTTAGGAGCAAAAGCCGGTCTAGGAGAGTAGGCCGGTTTAGAGGTAATGGCCGGCTTTGAGAAACTCTTCCTTTTAACTTGTTGCTCGATCAAGATGgccttgtgtagcatctgttcCACACTACCATACTCTTGAAGCTCCATACGGTCTTGGATGTCTCGGTTAAGGCCAGAGAGGAACCTAGCCATAGTGGCGTCCCTGGGCTCGTCTACGTCAGCCTTGATCATCAAAGTTTCCATTTCCTGGTGGTAGTCTTCCACGGACTTAGTGCCTTGAAGCAAGCGTCTGAGTTTCTGGTGGAGGTCTCGGTGATAATGAGCAGGAACAAATGGTCTCCTCATCAGCATGGAAAACTCATCCCATGTCTCAATCGGTCTCTCACCTGTTCTCCTCCTAAGGGTCACAACTTGATCATACCaattaatagcatagccagagAATTCAGTAACAGCTAGTCTAACTTTCTTAAGTTCAGAAAAGTTTTGACAATCAAAGACatattcaatttttctttcccattcaagaaaaACATCAGGATCATTTTTACCCTCAAATGGTGGGATTTTTAGTTTCAACCCACTTAGGCTATCATTAGTACGTTCATTTCTAGCAAAAGGATTGGCATCACCTGGATCTCGGGTTCTAGGACCTCTTCTTGGACGGTATGCTGATCTGGCCTTGTCCTCTTGATCATCCTCCTCTCGGATCTCATCGTCGGACCGAGTGTTCCTACGCGGACGGTCTCTTCTTGCTCCGGCTCTAGAAGGAGCTTGGCTAGCCTTGATCTCATCAAGCCTCTGATGGATCTGATCTAAACTTGCGTTCAACATgttagacatagaatcattcAAAGCATGCATTTGAAGGTTAGACAATCCGGCAATTGAGTTTCCGGGACGGTTCCGTTCATCATCACTACTCATGGTTCCTGAAATTTCTTAAACACAAAACGTTAGATAAAAATcctcactctctcaagtgtttgatcctcacccacacacgtgtttctctCAGAATTTGGATGGTCACACAACAAGTTTTCACTCAAAGCTCTAAGAAGAACAACTCATAGAAACTCAATGgacaaaatccaagcaaacacaagggaattttaaaagagagaaagataagagatttttggttttgggaatccgttttaaccacctcaaaggctggatttctcctcagccagcaggctttctcttccaccaccaaaccACAAATCAAACTTTTcgaattctttttttcattttttttttatagatagatctttcttttcttttttatttttttttatagatagaggatggtaatgaggggcccggattcaagatagatagaagaagaagtgtttatgaagaaatggaagatgagaaagatgaaagatttagaagataccaaacgagtggcactgataccacttgaaggaccctaagatgggctcactcgaatggatcagatttggatatgaactccggatggaGAACTGAATGTATTGAAGGGTCAcacgaaggttgcggaaaggccttcgatattcccgacTTCAGTTgatgcttgatatgactcacaagaccaccaaAAGAAGAATCTCAAaccgttgcttgatatgactcacaagaccaacgagTTTGAGGggtgtttacttggatatgactcaccaagaaactaagaataagttctaaacaaagaacaaagagtttaactcaaactttagacaaacgattttttattattcaaatgaaaagagtttcatacttatagagttttgtagatcttggaattaaatgaaaagtagatctagatctaatcattaaacgaaaataaagacaagattaattaatgtgactgatcggcttccaTCCAGATGCATCTGAACCGGCTAAGTCCAAGGCGGTAAGGACAGTCACATTGGCGGGACGATCAGCAAGGGCGGCAGGACGTTCTGCTAAGGCCGCGGGGGG
This window contains:
- the LOC117130352 gene encoding uncharacterized protein LOC117130352, with product MSSDDERNRPGNSIAGLSNLQMHALNDSMSNMLNASLDQIHQRLDEIKASQAPSRAGARRDRPRRNTRSDDEIREEDDQEDKARSAYRPRRGPRTRDPGDANPFARNERTNDSLSGLKLKIPPFEGKNDPDVFLEWERKIEYVFDCQNFSELKKVRLAVTEFSGYAINWYDQVVTLRRRTGERPIETWDEFSMLMRRPFVPAHYHRDLHQKLRRLLQGTKSVEDYHQEMETLMIKADVDEPRDATMARFLSGLNRDIQDRMELQEYGSVEQMLHKAILIEQQVKRKSFSKPAITSKPAYSPRPAFAPKPSYQDKGNSSSTTHNAFKTDVCRNPLKKKKKKKNGRVSFG